Part of the Xanthomonas sp. SI genome is shown below.
GCGCGGGGCGATTGCCCGACGCGGCGACCGGGGCCGGGGTGCCGCCGGCGCCGGCCGTCGCGGGCTGCGCGGCGTCGCCCGGAGTCGCCGGCACCACGTCCAGCGACGCGGTGCTCGGGCCGTCGTCGGCGAAATGGGTGCGGGTGGCGTACCAGACCGGCACTGCCAGTCCGGCGGTGATCACCACGTACACCATGCGCCGGGTCGCGCTCTCGAGCATCCGCCGCAGCGGCGGGGTATGCGTATGGCTGATCAGCTCCACCGGCTGCACCGGCGCGATCTGCGCGCTCTCCAGCAGTGGCCCCAGGTCCACCCCGAGCAGGCGCGCGTAGCTGCGCAGCTGTCCGCGCACGAACACCGGCGCGCCGAGGCTATGCCACTGCTCCGCTTCCAGCGCGCTGATCACGCGCACCGGCATGCGCAAGCGGCCACCGACCTCGTCGATGCTCAGGCCCGCCGCTTCGCGCGCTTCGCGGAGCTGTTGCCCGCAACCTTTGGCGCCGTCGAAAGCGTTCGGATTGGAATCACTGATCACAATGCACTAGCCCCGGGAGTCGTGGTCGCGGCATCGGGAAACTCCTTGCGCAACCGCTGTTGGTAACGGCCGGCAGCAGCCATGTCGCCCAGCCCTTGTTCAATCTGAATAGCAAGTTGTAACACGGATACCGTGGCCGGCGCAGCCGCCAGACGCCGTTCCGAGAAGGCCCGCGCCTCGAAAAAGCGCGCCTGCGCCGCTTCGTCGCGCGCCATCGCTTCCAGCGCGTAGGCATTGCCCGGCTCCAGCGCCAGCGCCTTGCGCAGGTCGCGTACGCCGCGCTCGCGCTGGCCGATCTGCAACGCGCAACCGCCGGCATTGGCCAGGGCCGACGCCGGCGTGGCGTAGCCCGGCGCTTGCAGCGCGCGATCGAACCACTGCAGCGCGTCGGCGGCGGCACCGTTCGCGCACAGCCAGGCGCCGTAGTTGTTCAAGGACTCGCCGCGGTTCGGCGCCAGTTCGGCGGCCTTGCGGTAATGCTCGCCGGCCGTGGCCGTATCGCCACGGCGGCCAGCGGCCACCGCCAGCAGCGTGTGCGCCTGCACCGAATCCGGAGCAAGCGCCAGCGCCTTGCGCGCATGTTCCTCGGCGCCGGCAAGATCGCCGCCGCTGAGCCGGTTGCCGGCCAGGCCAAGTTGTTCCTGCAGCGCGTAGCGCGCCTTGACCTCGCCGCTGTCGCGGAAGTCGTATTCCGGTGCCACCTGCTCGACGTTGCGCAGCTTGCCCGGCGTGGTGCCGTGCCCGGCGCACGCCGACAACGCCAGCAGTGCCGCAGCCAACGCAACGATGGAAAGAAAATGCTTAGGCCGCGGCATCCCGGTCCGCCTGGGTCTGCAACTGGCGCTGGAAGTCGGCCTGGCGCCGGGTGCGATCCAGCACCTGCCCCTTGAGCTGGCCGCAGGCCGCGTCGATGTCGTCGCCGCGCGTGCGCCGCACCATGGTCAGCACTTGCGCATCGAGCAGAATCTTCTGGAACGCGCGGATTTCCGTTTCGCCGGAGCGCTCGTAGCGCGTGCC
Proteins encoded:
- a CDS encoding RodZ domain-containing protein; the protein is MISDSNPNAFDGAKGCGQQLREAREAAGLSIDEVGGRLRMPVRVISALEAEQWHSLGAPVFVRGQLRSYARLLGVDLGPLLESAQIAPVQPVELISHTHTPPLRRMLESATRRMVYVVITAGLAVPVWYATRTHFADDGPSTASLDVVPATPGDAAQPATAGAGGTPAPVAASGNRPAPPAAPYIASLTPLPRASSEAEKPGLSLSFQGDSWVQIIAPDGTPLEKALLKAGEKRDYAPGQVGRIVLGNASAVQVQQSGSTVDLTPYKRANVARFAVSSDGSVVPASE
- a CDS encoding type IV pilus biogenesis/stability protein PilW; the encoded protein is MPRPKHFLSIVALAAALLALSACAGHGTTPGKLRNVEQVAPEYDFRDSGEVKARYALQEQLGLAGNRLSGGDLAGAEEHARKALALAPDSVQAHTLLAVAAGRRGDTATAGEHYRKAAELAPNRGESLNNYGAWLCANGAAADALQWFDRALQAPGYATPASALANAGGCALQIGQRERGVRDLRKALALEPGNAYALEAMARDEAAQARFFEARAFSERRLAAAPATVSVLQLAIQIEQGLGDMAAAGRYQQRLRKEFPDAATTTPGASAL